AGCGTGAGCCCGGCGGCTGCGGCCGCGGCGGTGAAGTTGCTGGCGAGGTCCACGGTGAGCGCGGAGAGGTCCGTGGGGACGAAGGACACCTGGGCGCGCCCCGCCTCCAGGCGGGCGAAGTCGAGCAGCGTGTTGACCAGCTTCTGCAGGCGCAGGCCGTTGCGGCGCACCACCTCCTGGCGCTCCCGCTGCGCCGGAGGCAGGGGCTGCCGGTCATCCGCGAGGCCGTCCTCGATGGGGCCCAGCATCAGGGTCAGCGGCGTGCGGAACTCGTGGCTCACGTTGCTGAAGAAGGCCGTCTTCGCGCGGTCGAGCTCCGCCAGGGCCTCCGCCCGCTTCTTCTCCTCTTCGTAGGCGCGGGCGTTGCCGAGCGCCGTCGCGAGGTGATCCGCCACCAGCCCCAGGAACCCGCGGTAGTCGTCGTCCGGGGCGCGCCTCGCGCTCACACCCGCCACGAGGAAGCCATAGGGGAGCTCGGCGCCGGCCCGCGTGATGGGGAAGAGCCACGCCGTGCGGGGGGACTCCGGCCACCTTCCGCCGGGCAGCGGCCCGAAGCGCGCCTGCACGTCCGGGACGAACCTGGGCCCCTGGGCGTCGGCCGCCTCCGCGAAGGGCCACGCCGCGCCGGCCGTGTCCGTGCCGAAGAGCGCGGCGGGCGTGGCGGTGTCCTGCCCCCAGCCCGCCGTGGCCACCAGCTCCAGGCCCTGGCCCGCGTCCCCCTGGCGGTACAGCAGGGCGAAGGGGATGTCGAAGCCGTTGGCCTCCAGCGCGACCGCCGCTTCGCGCCAGGCGTCCTGCTCGCGCTTCACCGTCCCCGCCCGTGCCGCCAGGTCCCGCAGCGTCCGCAGCCGCCGCTCGCCGAGCACCCGGCCGGTGGTCTCCGTGAGGGTGACCAGCACGCCTCCGACACCGCCGGTCTCATCCCGGATGGGACTGTAGGAGTAGGTGAAGTAGCACTCCTCGAGATAGCCATTGCGGTCCAGGGGCAGCATCCAGTCCTCGGAGCCGACCGCGGTGCCCTGTCTGACGCCCTCGAACATCGGGCCGATGATGTGCCAGCTCTCCGCGAACGTGCTCTGCGCGCCGTGGCCCATGGCGGCCGGGTGTTTCGTCGCGCCCAGCACCGGCCGGTAGCCGTCGTTGTAGAACTGGACCAGCTGGGGTCCCCACGCGATGTACATGGGGAAGCGCGACTCGAGCAGGATGCTCACCGCTGTGCGCAGGGACTGGGGCCACGTCCCGGGCGCTCCCACGGGAGTCCGTGTCCAGTCGATGGAGCGCATGAGCGCGCCCATCTCGCCTCCGCCTTCGAGCACCGCTGCCGCCTCGCGGCGGTGAACGTCCGACGTCATGGGGTCGCTGGGGGCCGTCGTGCCCGTGCGGGTCGAGGAGCTCATCAATCGCACTCGTTAACACACGCAAAACGGGGCCGGGCGGAGCCTGTCTCGCGAAGGTTGGCCCCTCGACGTGGGCCCCGGAAGGCGACCGGCCAGACCCCTCCTCGGAGAGGCTGCCCGCATGCCCGCCGTCAGGACGGGCGGACGTCCGCCGCCCCCGCCGGCTACAGCGGGGGGCCCGTTGCCTTGGGCGCTCCCTGGGGCTTGCTGGCGTACATCCGCGGAGCGTTTTCAAGCGTTCCCTCTCCGGCTCAACCCTCACGGGCCTTGCGGCGGTACTCGCCGGGAGGCACGCCCATCTCCCGCCGGAAGGCCCGATTGAAGGCGAACTCGGACTCGTAACCCACGCGGCCCGCGATGGCCGCGAGCCCGTCCTGTCCCTCACGCAGCGCGTGCGCGGCCTCCTGCATCCGGAGCCGCGTGAGGTACTCATGCGGTGCCACGCCCACCTCGCTCGCGAAGCGCCGCGCGAGCGTCGCCCTCGAGGTCCCCGAGCGCCGCGCCAGCTCGCTCACGGTCCAGCCGTGCCCCGGCTCCGCGTGCATCCAGCCCAGGGCGCTGGCGAGCGTCGGATCGCCGAGCGCCCCCAACCAGCCCGCGCCGCCCGGCGGCTGCGCGTCGGCCCAGGCGCGAAGCACCTGCACCAGGAGGATGTCGAGCAACCGGGAGACGATGACCGAGGCGCCCCGCTCACCCCGCTCGTACTCCCGTTCGAGCAGCGACACCGTGGGCAACAGCGCACGCGCGTCCTCGGAGGCCCCGCGCAGGTGGACCCGCTCGGGAAGCAGCCGCAACACGGGGTGCGCCCCCGGTTCGTCGAACGCGTAGAAGCCGCAGAGCACCCGCGACTCCACGCCGTCCCCGCCCAGCACATACGCGGAAGCCCCTTCGCCACGTGTCGCCAGCCACTCCTCCACCGGCAGCTTGGGGCTGCGGGGCGAGTCCGCCATGGAATGCCCGTCGCCGCGCGGCAGCAGCACGACATCCCCCGGCCCCAGCGCGACGGTGTCCCGGCCCTGCGTGAGGTGGCAGGAGCCGGCGAGGACCAGATGCAGGGACGCCGAGGCCGTGGGAGCAAAGCGCAGCCCCCAGGGGGCCCGCGCCACGGTGCGGCAGTAGAGCTGCCCGCGCAGTCGGGTCCGCTCGAGGATCTGCCCCAGCAGGTCGGAGGCGTGTGAGAGGGCCATGGCCTTGAGGCTAGCAGCGGGCTGTCCCCAACGCTCGCGCCTTGAGCGTTTCAGACAAAAGGTTGAGCCATCCGCGAATGGCCACTTCGCGGTCCGGACGTCACATTCACGTCCATGAACGACACCCGCGCTGCCGCTGGAGGCCTCATGAACCCGAACCCCTCACCATTGTCCTGGAAGCTCACCTCGCCCACGGCCCTGGCCACCTTGCTGCTGGGCGCCTTCATGCTGTTCCTCAGCCTCAACGCCGTGCGGGACCCGCTCAGCGCGGCCAGGGGCTTCGGTCTGCGCGACTCCGGGAGCGAGGTCATCCCCTGGCTGTACGTGAAGGCGGGCCGGGACCTGGGCGTGGCCCTGGCGATGTTCGCCCTGGTGGCCATCCGGCAGCGGCAGGCCGCGGGCGCCTTCGTCCTCGCCTGCATGGTGATGCCCCTTGTGGACGCGCTGACCGTGATGCGTGGCGGTGCCTCACTCGCCTTCGCGCTCGCGGTCCACGGGAGCGCGGCGCTCTACGGCGTCGTACTGGCCGCCGCGCTGCTCCGCCCCCGGAAGGTGCCCGCTGTTGTGTCCTGATGCGCTTTGCCGGTTACCCGCCGACAGCGGGCAGGTCGCACTCCCAGGTACCCTGGTACGAGCAGATGCAGTTGCTGGGCGTCTGTTCGTCCACGCAGCAGTCCGTCCAGACGTTGGGGCCCACGTTGCAACTGGAGCCATGCATGGACCAGCACGACCCGGCGGTGCAGGCGCCGCCAGTCGGGGGCGGGGGGCAGTACTGGTAGACGCCATCACACTGCACGCTGAAGCCATCCACCGCGGAGCAGGCGGAGCCCTGACAGGAGAGCGTCCCCGTCTGGCAGGTCGTCGAACACGAGACGAGGGCTCCGGACTGCTGACCCCATTCTTCTGGGGATTCATTGGACGCCAGACCACCACAGGCCGTCAGGCCGGCCCACATCGCGGACAACATCAGGAAGCGCTTCATCCACGGTCCTTGCAGGAGGAGAGAGGAATTGAAGCACGACGCTGGCGGCCAGGCGAGGCTTGCGAGCCCTGCGCCACCGGCACAATCCCAGCCATACCCTGAGCAGTCGTGGCGCGAACCTGCCCAGGCGGTGCGCGCCGATGTTCCGTCGGCCGTCGCGAGGCGGGCTGGGATCAGGGGGTATAGACCTCTCCCGGTCCTTCGGAGGTCCCCATGACGAGGACCCTGCCGTCGAGCAGCCGTGTCGCTTGGTGCCCGCTGCGAGGTTCGGTCATGGAGCCGGTCGCACTCCAGGTGCCCGACGTGGGGTCATAGAGTTCCGCCGACGAGAGAAGGATCCGGGGAGGATCCGGCGGGAAGGGATAGACCTCTCCTCCCGCGACGAGGACCTTGCCGTTGAGCAGCAGCGTGGCTGAGTGCCCGTTGCGACCACTCATGCCACCGGTAACGCTCCAGGTGCCCGAGGCCGGATCGTACAACTCCGCTGCCCTCGAGACTTGATCGGATACGTAGTCGTATCCCCCCGCGATGAGGACCTCTCCATTGGCCAGCAGCGTCGATGAGCTGGTGGCGGTTCTGGCGATTCCGATGGGGGCGTCGGTCGTGCTCCAGGCATCCGAGACCGGGTCGTACAGCCTCCACAGGGGATTGCTCCGGAAGAGGACCTGTCCGTTGGCCAGCAGCGTCGCGGGCCCGAAGTGGGGCGGGG
The sequence above is drawn from the Corallococcus sp. NCRR genome and encodes:
- a CDS encoding AraC family transcriptional regulator, giving the protein MALSHASDLLGQILERTRLRGQLYCRTVARAPWGLRFAPTASASLHLVLAGSCHLTQGRDTVALGPGDVVLLPRGDGHSMADSPRSPKLPVEEWLATRGEGASAYVLGGDGVESRVLCGFYAFDEPGAHPVLRLLPERVHLRGASEDARALLPTVSLLEREYERGERGASVIVSRLLDILLVQVLRAWADAQPPGGAGWLGALGDPTLASALGWMHAEPGHGWTVSELARRSGTSRATLARRFASEVGVAPHEYLTRLRMQEAAHALREGQDGLAAIAGRVGYESEFAFNRAFRREMGVPPGEYRRKAREG
- a CDS encoding DUF4267 domain-containing protein, whose protein sequence is MNPNPSPLSWKLTSPTALATLLLGAFMLFLSLNAVRDPLSAARGFGLRDSGSEVIPWLYVKAGRDLGVALAMFALVAIRQRQAAGAFVLACMVMPLVDALTVMRGGASLAFALAVHGSAALYGVVLAAALLRPRKVPAVVS